The window atatttcaccCTCAAAATTTACATTCCCATTAATAGCATTCAATAGGGTTGAGCATATAGGCGGTTGAAACCATCCATCCAACTAACAGTTTTCGATGATTTCTGTTGAACAATGTTTGGTCAATCGACTCCAATTGAAGAGTATATTAATCGTGACGATTTGAAAGGTTAATCGGTTCGATCATCGATGGGGAATCCTTTTTCCaaatattaatcaaataacTGACCCTTATAAAGTGAGAGGCTAAGTTCTAACCTTTGTTTAACATCCTCTTTTTGATCATCCCTTCACTCTTTGCTTTGAAAACTATTCACGACACTCACAAGAGTTTCAACTAAGCTTATTCCATGATATCCATTACAAGGACATGAAACTACAAGGGTATAGCAATCATTCTTAAAAGTGGGTAAGTGAATTGTAAATGTTCTCTGCTACTAaaatgtttttctctttttttgttgaaagtgTTAAGAAATAATGAATGTCATTAAGGGTGATGCTATGACAACCTTTGAGAAGAAGATTAAggttattatttttgaagttATTTGGTGATGTTTATTGTTTACTAATGAAATCAAACGTTTAGAGAGAAGAAGATCAAGGTTTACAAACACAACTGAAACATGCCAGGATTCAAGTGAAAGCTTTGAGAGGATGTCCGTCACCACCATGTTTGTTATGTCAAATTTACTTTTTCAATTGTTAGAATTAACCGACCATAGTCGGTCATGGTTTAATGGGCTTCTGCTTTGGCTCGGTCGGTGGCAGTCGATTCCACCACCTCGGTCAACTTGATCGGTTGTGCCATCCTCCACAGCCGAGGTCGACGGAATCGCCTGATGCTTCCCCTAGCATTGAAGGCTAGAAGAGTAGCACTGCCAGTTGTATTTTTACCATTATAGGAACCCTTTCAGAGGAGTCAATTTTGCAGTCAACTGGTGAAGTGACAGGTTCCCATAGCTTCATCACAAGTTGTcacattgacaataaataTCACTTGCCCTAATCGCACTCTACTCTAACTTAAACCCCAAATTAGTGCAACATCATCTCCATAATGACTTGGTTGACCTAGTCAAGTCAATCATACTTCACAAGAAGTTAATGATGGTAGTGTGGATAAAGAAGTTAATCTCCCTTAATCAagctatttcttttttaagtaGTAGCATTAACCTTTCCTTAATCAGACAAATCTGAGAGTAAACTGATTCAGATTATGAGCAGAATTAAAAGATAAGATTCTCATTATTTGGTTGGGTATTAAATAGAGGGATGGTCTCAAGGCATGGCGGGTAAAAGGGGAAATCCACATATTGGCTCCAATCCCCATGAATCCGACAGCAGCCAATGGATTTTTGCGCAAGTCAATTGTGGTGGTTCCCTTGCCTTGTCAGATGAACCCCACCATATCCCTCATTTTCCACGTGGCAACAAATTGAAGGCAGACTTGTATTTTGTAGTTGTGGGGCGCATCAACTCTGTCAGCATGTAAAACAAAGTTAATTACCAAGCAAAAGTGATTGAGGTcggcaaaaagaaaaagcttaaCTTTTAAGCTTTTATTACGTAAATGAGATGTTACGAATTTatagttttaatttaaaaaatagactTCCtaaatgaagtaatttttattaaaatacattattTCACCTATGAAAGAGAATTAATCTGTATTTATCTcaattcattatatttttagtgATAAGAGATTCATGATAAAGATACCTAGTAAATACTTTAAACTTGACCATCTATCTAACAACATTATAAAAGCTTGGTACCGATTTATTTAGGATCCAAAGTTAAGGACAagattaaatatgaaaaaaatagcaaagcggaatgaaaatttgaaaaaggaaaatataattaaaattgataataaGTAAAGTCGGATTTAGGGTGTAGGGTCTACAGGCTGTAGGCTGTAGGCTGTAGCGCGTTTTATACGTCCAAATTGcagtataaatttatttccgCATGAACGCCATTTTCGCTGCATTCGGTTGAAAGAGGgcgaagagaaaaaaaagggctTTGTTGTCAAAAAGCCAAATTCTACcatttttcctcatttttctCCATTCCCATGCGCTTCGCTCGGATCTCAAATCCTTTCTCCTCCTTCGCCTTcacttcatcatcatcatcatcttctctttccttttccttccgCGGTTCGATATCGAGAGCCTGAGCTTAACCTTCTCCTCCTTTCCCTTTTCGCTCTCGATCTGTCGAAGCCAAAACCTTACATGTCATAGTTCCTTGATGATCATGTAATCTTGCGATTCCAATTTTTTTCACCTGATTGCCCGGATTTCCCTTTTGCTTGTACCACAAGGAACCACCATGGAAAACTTAGCAGCGCAGCTTAAACGGGGAATATCCCGCCAATTCTCAACTGGGTCGTTAAAACGGACTTTCAGCCGCCAATTCACGAGGCAATCGTCGCTCGACCCGCGGAAGAACAATCTGCGGTTCAGCTTCGGTCGGCAGTCGTCGCTTGACCCCATTAGGAGGAGTCCCGTCAGTGATGAGCTGACGGTGCCGGAGAACCTGGACTCGACCATGCAGCTGCTGTTCATGGCGTGTAGAGGGGATGTGAAAGGAGTGGAGGATTTGTTGAATGAAGGCATTGATGTTAATAGCATTGATTTGGATGGCCGTACTGCTTTGCATATTGCTGCTTGTGAGGGTCATGTTGAGGTTGTTAAGCTTCTTCTTACTAGGAAGGCTAACATTGATGCCCGTGATCGTTGGGGTAGCACGGtacatttcttttttccttttcaaattttttcacttctttgttttgttaatttttaatccCTCAATTGTTTGAATTCTTCGGAAAGGTGGGATTTGATTACAGATTTCATATTAAACtaattgttttgattttgattaatggTCTTTATTAGTTGGTTTGTTGAATTGGGATAAATCTATTGTATTGATTTTGGACAATGAGATTTAAAAATGTGCAATTAGATTTCGTTTTGATATTTCAGCTATTTAGCTTTAAATGATTTGTGGGATTCTGGTATATGAAATTGGGATCTTGTGGGGTTGGTACATTATCTGGTGCTTGGATTTGGCAAATTAGGACAAAAGGTTAAGGAGAAAAGGAGGTAGACAAATGTGCATAGTTATAAGCGTTGCTAATGGCcccaaattgaattttaagttGCTCCGTAACACTTCATATGGCAGAATACTTATCAAAAGTACTTTAATTCATGATGATATGGATGCATGTTTAGCAATGCTAATGAAGTTCTTTTTATATGGGCAGGCAGCTGCTGATGCAAAGTTTTATGGAAATGTAGATgtgtataatattttaaaggcTCGTGGAGCCAAAGTTCCTGTACGATATtaacttttcttccttttcttcttccatctaTGCATCATCTCTGTTTgtgaatgatgatttatgcCTGAATGAAGATTGATATTTACGTATTGGCCATGATATTAGAAAACCAGGAAAACGCCAATGACAGTTGCTAACCCTCGAGAGGTTCCAGAGTATGAGCTTAATCCATTGGAGCTTCAAGTTCGGAAGTCCGATGGTATAACAAAGGTTTGGTTCTCTTCACTTCCTTTTATTGGATTGATGTTTTTGGAAGCTCATGTATGGTCCAGTCTGAAAGGTGATTAGGTTGATTTGCAGATAGTATTCTGCATTTCATTCATTCCACTGTGAAATGATTAGTCTAGGCTTCTTTTACCAGATCTGGTTCCCTTTTCAGTCCAGTTCCACTTTCAAGAGTCATGATAATTCTTGTGGGAAATTGTTACAATTGATGAAAGATTACTGGGCATGCtacaatttttataaaagCATTAAAGTGTTGACAGATTGGTAGGCATTTTTAATGGCTTTTTTAGGTGTTAATAGTGGCTCATTTGGCATTAGTTTGGATGCCATATGCATCcaacattttcttttggtcTTTGCATAGTCAGTTATTTGTAAAAACAAGCCGTTGTCTTATATTTGTGGTGGTAACACGTTTTAGATTTCTGAGAAAGACATGTTTCTTAAACTTGTTTAAGAATGTCCTCCCAAATATCAATGATGACATGTTGTTTTAAAGGTTAAagcttttctttgcttttgctGCACAAGTTGAAACTTGTCAATCATATTATGAAATGGTGAATCTCCTTCATATTTTTCcaagaagaaataaattaactCTGCATAATCCCCCTCAAGGATTGACAAAACTGTTGCTCCTTTGAGCAAACTTTTGGTATACCCTTGACCATGGTGTAGGCAATCATAGTCATTGCCTTTGTGGTTGATGCGCAGATGTGCATCtttatgaatttatatttattgtctCATGTTTGAAAGAGTAGAAGGGCTACAtgattctctttcttcttttctcttctttcttgttttgtgCTTTTCATGGATGGATTCTTAACGTTTCATAAATCACTTGCCAGGGATCATATCAAGTGGCAAGATGGAATGGCACAAAGGTTGCTGTAAAGATACTAGATAAGGACAGCTATTCAGACCCTGAGACCATGTATGCACTtaccttgttttcttttggatATGTGCTTGACTCATGTCAATGAAAATAGACATTTACTTTCCGGTCTGACATCAGTCATTTACACTTATGATGTTACTTTGCACATTGCCTTGACTTCTTACAGTTGCTTGGAATTCAAAGTGTCTCTCATGCCATATGCTGATTCTCATCTAGATGTTCTTACAGCAATACAATTTGTTTGTTTCTTATCATTTTGATGTCTATTACCACTCGTATCATTTTTTGCCACTGCTTTATCTGCCTTTGTGGCCTATGCTAATAAGTTTGtacataaattttttcaaaatgttGACCCCCTCCGCACCAGctatccttcttctttttctgttgTACTTCTTTTTCTGATTTGCTTTTGACACAACTCGAATGGCTTGTGACTGCATTTAACAAGAGTGTTCATTCTTGTGCATAGTCCAAGAACGGGGAAAGAAACAGAGTATAGTTTGCTAATTTTCTTATTATCAGCAGATATGAGTTCTGCAGTCTAAATTTCAAACAAGTAGAAACTAAGGGATATGTATGGGAGCAAAAATGGCCAGGATATAACTCTAGTCTTGATAATTAGTACTGCACAAAGCTGGTACAAAGCAACTTTCAAAGTGGCCTTGTGCTGCAGTGGACACTAGAATGATTGATAtgtaaaattttggtttaatttttaacGAGTTTGCACCTACATTCATTCATATCAGCATGTTCTGTTAGTTTGATTAGGGAATGCCTCTGAGTTCCTTCAATCATTTGTTATCTGGTATAATGGCACCAAATGATGTGTTGAATTGCATTTGATACAAATTTTGAGGTTACATGGCTAAGTAAATGATTTTATCGTCTCAACTTTTACAGAGTGTAGCTCACTTGGTTACCATATATTTCTTGTTTCATAATAGCTGCATGTTTTATTGCAATTCTTGTTAAAGGGATGATGGGATGTTATTGTTTACCAACTTTGTTGCAGAGCTCTAACACAAAACTATATTCATATCTCTTCCCTTAACAGAAATGCTTTCAAGCATGAGCTAACTTTACTAGAAAAAGTTCGACATCCTAATGTGGTTCAATTTGTCGGAGCTGTTACACAAAATATTCCCATGATGATTGTTTCAGAGTATCATTCTAAAGTAAGCACGTCTCTCTCCCTTTGTCTTCCTGCCTGCCCCTTGACTATCCTGTctgtgtttttgttctttcaatTTGTCTATTTTATATGTATAGGCAtgcttttatatttaattatgataGAAGATAAACACATTGTTTGTTCatttagagagaaaagaagaaaagtgggATGACTAGAGAATGAAGATTTCCCCATAGGgcctaataatttttttcccatATGCATGAGCCAAACAATTGACACTAGGTAGGAGGATTAGCATGTATGTGCATTTTGCAGCCATGATCAATATGCATTCAATGTCTGGAGAAACAAGGAATAAAGACTTATTCATTGCCTGAAGTGGTGTTTCCTAATTAATGGACTTAACCCCACAACCATCTTCAGTCATTAATGAATACAACTTCGATTTCTTTCTCCTGCATATCTATATTAGAGCTTCtgatatttcaaatttattgcACGTGGTTTTCATTCAGTTTAGTTTTAGATGTTCTTGAGATGGGATGTACTCATAAGTTTTTCTGGCATGGTTCCTGTATTTGGTATTCTACACCAAGGAATTGTACTAGCAGCGTAATTTGCTTTGTCTAGAGAAAGTCTTTAGTGTTTTACTCCCCACTTTAACATTACTATTGTGATGATCCTTATTTCAGGGTGACTTGGGAAGCTACCTTCAAAGGAAAGGGCGTCTATCTCCATccaaagttttaagatttGCTCTTGACATAGCCAGGCAtgtgtgtttttttcttttgcatcaGACTTTAAGAATATTTGTCTGTATTATCACTTTAATCATCATAAGTCCTATTTTTCAcctatgcaaaattcaaatgttAATGTGCTGAATATGCTTCTTGTTCTTCTATTCTACATTATTCTCTATTTAGTAACGCATGGAACTGCTTCAAGTCGTTTATTTCTCCTGGTTCTTCACTTAATGACTATCATTTTCTTGATATCAGGGGAATGAATTACCTTCATGAATGTAAACCAGATCCAATCATTCACTGTGATTTAAAGCCAAAGTAAGGCAACCACCGTAGAAGTTGATATAATGGTTGCAGAAATTGCAAGTTGAAGTTTTTATTTACTCATTGTTGTGTACTGTTCTTTAATGTTTGAAATTTTGGTAAGGTGCCAGAAATGTGTTGCTGGATAATGGTGGTCACTTGAAGGTAGCTGGATTTGGTTTGATAAGATTGTCAAAAATATCACCAGACAAGGCAAAATTAGCACAGCCAAATGCTGATGTTGATCCATCGAGTGAGTTTGTGACCAAAAATCTTTTAGTTGGATGTTTATTATAAGTATGATACTTGTATTCTTTCTGCTATGGTAAAACTGTGACTAATGATTTGGTTTTTCTGATTGTAGATATATATATGGCACCTGAGATTTATAAAAATGTGATTTTTGATCGAAGCGTTGATGCATATTCTTTCGGTATCATGCTATATGAGGTACAttgtttttcaaaaacttgttaTCGACTGACACAAATGTTACAAGGCTAAAGGCAATTTAATTGTCCTTTGAActccttgtttttctttctgacATCTTTCAGATAGTGAATATGTTGTGTTTTTTAGAAAAACAGATGCTCACCTGTGTCCTACACTGTGATCATTTCCTCTTTTAGTTTGCTTTGTGTGTATGAGAGTGTGTGAGTGAGAATGAGAAGTCAATGTGAGGATTTTTTTAGGATGGGGTTGAGGCAAGTAATTGTTCAGGCAAATCAAAGCTGCTTTTTAGTCTGAAACTAGGTATTAACCACTTTTTCTGTTTGTTCTTGTATGGGTTCAGATGATTGAAGGAGTAGTGCCTTTTCATCCCAAGCCTGCAGAAGAGGCTGTAAAATTGATGTGTTTGGAAGGAAAGAGACCACCATTCAAGACCAAATCAAGAAGTTATCCTCCAGACTTAAGAGAGTAAGTTTGGGATTCGAGATAAAAAGTAGACTTACCTTGGTTTCTAGCATCAAGTTTATTGAATTAATAACAGGGTCAgatttgtgtgtgtgtgtgtttgttTGGTGTTTTGTGTTcctttgaaatttatttatttttttgaaaaaagaaaaacccaggtctgtttttttttatgtcttTCTTCTCAGGAGAAAAAAGTGCTGTACATTCTAAAAATTATCTTGATTAACTATTGCCCGTACAAATATTCTAAGCTTTACTACCATTGCAATATATAAACAGGCTGGTTGAGAACTGCTGGGATCAAGAACCTGTTGTCAGGCCGATTTTTGCGGAGATTATTGTACGATTAGACAAAATAATTGCCAACTGCTCAAAACAAGGGTGGTGGAAAGACACTTTCAAGCTTCCCTGGTATGCTTCTATCATCAATCTTTTTTGTTAAGAGGTAGTTTGTATATGTTGCAGATGAACGAAATGTCATTGAAGTTCCTTGTATATCATGATTATACCCAAAAGTTTTTGATAAGGCCtttaatttgagcttgagttttatCTTTTGCCCCTTAAAAAGTTCTAGGCTGTTCTACATTGAATTTCTGATTTGATGCCttatgattaaataaataatatagaaATATAATACTAGAAATGTTAGCTGTCCATTCATTGTTAGTAAG is drawn from Theobroma cacao cultivar B97-61/B2 chromosome 4, Criollo_cocoa_genome_V2, whole genome shotgun sequence and contains these coding sequences:
- the LOC18602294 gene encoding dual specificity protein kinase shkC, with translation MENLAAQLKRGISRQFSTGSLKRTFSRQFTRQSSLDPRKNNLRFSFGRQSSLDPIRRSPVSDELTVPENLDSTMQLLFMACRGDVKGVEDLLNEGIDVNSIDLDGRTALHIAACEGHVEVVKLLLTRKANIDARDRWGSTAAADAKFYGNVDVYNILKARGAKVPKTRKTPMTVANPREVPEYELNPLELQVRKSDGITKGSYQVARWNGTKVAVKILDKDSYSDPETINAFKHELTLLEKVRHPNVVQFVGAVTQNIPMMIVSEYHSKGDLGSYLQRKGRLSPSKVLRFALDIARGMNYLHECKPDPIIHCDLKPKNVLLDNGGHLKVAGFGLIRLSKISPDKAKLAQPNADVDPSNIYMAPEIYKNVIFDRSVDAYSFGIMLYEMIEGVVPFHPKPAEEAVKLMCLEGKRPPFKTKSRSYPPDLRELVENCWDQEPVVRPIFAEIIVRLDKIIANCSKQGWWKDTFKLPWK